In Nitrospirota bacterium, a single window of DNA contains:
- a CDS encoding caspase family protein codes for MRISIWPQLSAGILCAILGPIGDSWVLAQSAATDSGPGVKRALLVGINKYQAVPKLQGSINDIETMRQILLTRWGFPERNVGILKDEAATRAGILAALEQLVKETGPQDTVYFHFSGHGSQVEDLNGDEEDGLDETLVPQDGRSGDVRDITDDELDAVFARLRAKNAFIVLDSCHSGTATRSLDIRTRSIPRDNRVDIYRKADQASVKTRAVIPVVTSRYVVMSGAASNQEALDGPVDGRYHGFFTFALARSLSAAGAGATPRDIFGGVERELKRIQTHFGRSSMPEPQLEAPPDLLEKTLFGATSGGTGVASQSQASRLPWLEVQPGVGGQVTLVSGVLLGAGPGSMWTLYPPGEINFLPGRALAVATVTQTSGKDSLAKLQKADSTIPKGARAVALLPAAHGEKIPIRIVDVPQERRKHIEDILKRNIAEVELVGQEKTARFLVDSQGSDLRLLAADGLEVVASFSTLDDQWGAGLALVVSRSANASELLTLDNPSTQLKMNVRVVNAVAQKTSVGTRGIAVVAGNTKPAQYRIRRPKETRSEKNSLQLEVSVSADSYVTIVDVDSEGGVNLLFPNNYQQPSFVTDGFVRAGEAVLIPDSLKPGNRAGFYWDYTPPKGTDTIRVFTSTDVQTAQMLRQRVQTLQAAAGRTSGGVKTRGVAAGIGSIRQDLATIATRGIVTVYDPTSHVPGTSIADQPEPPPSVMPAPADPVALTPPMPSSEPVLPTAPAADWAATSVTILVEG; via the coding sequence ATGAGAATCTCAATCTGGCCGCAACTGAGTGCAGGCATTCTATGCGCGATCCTGGGTCCCATTGGAGACAGCTGGGTATTGGCGCAATCCGCTGCGACAGACAGTGGTCCCGGTGTCAAACGCGCGCTGCTGGTTGGCATCAATAAATATCAAGCCGTACCGAAGCTCCAGGGCTCGATCAATGACATTGAGACCATGCGGCAGATTCTGCTGACGCGTTGGGGATTTCCGGAGCGAAATGTCGGCATCCTCAAGGACGAAGCCGCGACGCGTGCCGGTATTCTAGCCGCATTGGAACAGCTAGTGAAGGAGACGGGGCCACAGGATACCGTGTATTTCCATTTTTCTGGCCATGGGTCCCAGGTGGAGGATTTGAACGGCGATGAAGAGGACGGCCTCGACGAGACCCTTGTTCCGCAAGATGGGCGTTCGGGAGATGTGCGGGATATCACGGATGATGAGTTAGATGCCGTGTTTGCCAGATTGCGCGCAAAGAACGCCTTCATTGTCTTGGACTCGTGCCACTCCGGTACGGCGACTCGCTCGCTGGATATCCGCACACGATCGATTCCTCGAGATAACCGGGTCGATATCTACCGGAAGGCCGATCAGGCATCCGTCAAAACACGAGCGGTGATTCCTGTCGTCACGTCTCGGTATGTGGTCATGAGCGGCGCCGCGTCCAATCAGGAAGCCCTCGATGGTCCGGTTGACGGACGCTACCATGGCTTCTTCACGTTTGCCTTGGCGCGGAGCCTGAGCGCGGCTGGAGCAGGGGCGACACCCCGCGACATTTTCGGCGGAGTCGAACGGGAGCTGAAACGCATTCAGACACATTTCGGCCGCTCGTCCATGCCGGAACCGCAATTGGAAGCGCCGCCTGATCTTCTGGAGAAAACCCTGTTCGGTGCGACGAGTGGCGGAACAGGTGTTGCCTCGCAGAGTCAGGCTTCTCGATTGCCCTGGCTGGAGGTGCAGCCAGGCGTCGGCGGGCAAGTGACACTCGTGAGCGGGGTGCTACTCGGTGCCGGACCCGGATCGATGTGGACCTTGTATCCGCCGGGGGAGATCAATTTTCTACCTGGAAGAGCGCTCGCGGTCGCAACGGTGACACAGACATCCGGAAAGGATTCACTCGCCAAGCTGCAGAAAGCTGACAGTACGATTCCAAAGGGTGCTCGAGCGGTGGCGCTACTGCCAGCCGCACACGGAGAGAAAATTCCCATCAGGATTGTCGACGTGCCTCAGGAACGTCGCAAACATATCGAGGACATCCTCAAGCGAAACATCGCCGAGGTTGAGCTGGTGGGGCAGGAGAAGACCGCTCGATTCCTGGTCGATAGCCAGGGAAGCGACCTGCGCCTCCTTGCGGCCGACGGACTGGAGGTGGTGGCGTCATTTTCGACGCTCGACGATCAATGGGGAGCCGGTCTGGCCCTGGTGGTCTCTCGCTCAGCGAATGCATCGGAATTGCTGACGCTGGATAATCCTTCCACCCAATTGAAAATGAACGTCAGGGTCGTGAATGCAGTAGCGCAGAAGACATCAGTCGGTACCCGTGGCATCGCTGTCGTGGCAGGGAATACGAAGCCGGCGCAGTATCGCATTCGACGGCCGAAAGAGACGCGGTCCGAGAAGAACAGTTTGCAATTGGAAGTCAGCGTGAGTGCCGATTCATACGTGACGATTGTGGATGTCGACTCAGAAGGCGGCGTCAATCTTCTGTTTCCCAATAATTATCAGCAGCCCAGTTTTGTCACGGACGGCTTTGTCCGCGCTGGAGAGGCCGTCTTGATTCCTGACTCGCTCAAACCCGGTAATCGTGCCGGCTTCTACTGGGACTACACCCCGCCGAAAGGCACGGATACCATTCGCGTCTTCACCAGTACGGATGTCCAGACCGCTCAGATGCTCCGTCAGCGAGTGCAGACGCTTCAGGCCGCGGCGGGTCGCACCAGTGGCGGGGTGAAGACTCGCGGGGTCGCAGCCGGCATCGGCAGCATCCGTCAGGATCTGGCCACCATCGCCACGAGGGGTATTGTGACCGTGTACGATCCGACCTCGCATGTGCCCGGCACTTCAATCGCCGATCAGCCTGAGCCCCCCCCATCAGTGATGCCCGCGCCTGCAGATCCTGTTGCGTTGACGCCGCCGATGCCTTCAAGCGAGCCGGTCCTGCCGACCGCACCAGCGGCTGATTGGGCTGCGACCTCGGTCACGATTCTTGTGGAAGGGTGA
- a CDS encoding spermidine/putrescine ABC transporter substrate-binding protein, producing MRIKGIRLSLCLLMLLLWGTVACQRTSGDAGQKTLHYFTWSDYVGPELLAEFERRHGVHVVVDTFSSNEELLAKLQGGATGYDVTVPSDFMAAIMIQQGLVAELDPTKLPNAATLEDHLQHLPFDPTQRFAIPYLWGTVGIGYDSAVVSTPPDSWAVLWDARYTGKISMLNDQREVFGAVLRSMGASMNTKDPALIEAAKTRLLVQKPLVKAYASEHYDQLLASGDVVLAHGWGGPVARAMLDRPSIRYVVPKEGGTLWADCLVVLKSSPRKELATQFINYLLEPQVAARTAERLLFASANKAARPFVPSRILDNPAIYPPLDLLPRLEWMTDVGAALRMYDRAWTELKMH from the coding sequence ATGCGTATCAAAGGAATACGGCTCTCCCTCTGCCTACTGATGCTCCTCCTCTGGGGGACCGTGGCCTGTCAACGAACTTCCGGGGATGCAGGGCAGAAGACGCTTCACTATTTTACCTGGTCCGATTACGTCGGCCCCGAGTTGTTGGCTGAGTTTGAACGACGCCATGGTGTGCATGTTGTCGTGGATACGTTCAGCAGCAATGAAGAACTATTGGCCAAGCTCCAGGGTGGAGCCACGGGTTACGATGTGACGGTGCCGTCAGACTTCATGGCGGCGATCATGATTCAGCAGGGACTTGTTGCGGAACTCGATCCCACGAAGCTGCCTAATGCCGCTACGTTGGAAGACCACCTCCAACACCTTCCGTTCGATCCGACGCAGCGGTTCGCAATTCCCTATCTCTGGGGGACGGTCGGGATCGGGTATGACTCAGCCGTTGTCTCGACACCGCCAGACAGTTGGGCTGTGCTGTGGGATGCCCGTTATACAGGGAAGATCAGCATGTTGAACGATCAGCGAGAAGTGTTTGGGGCGGTCCTCCGGTCGATGGGGGCCTCCATGAATACCAAGGACCCGGCGTTGATTGAGGCGGCGAAAACGCGATTGTTGGTGCAGAAGCCATTGGTGAAGGCCTATGCCAGCGAGCATTACGACCAGCTATTGGCGTCGGGCGATGTGGTGCTGGCGCATGGGTGGGGAGGGCCGGTTGCTCGGGCGATGTTAGATCGGCCGTCGATTCGTTATGTCGTGCCGAAAGAAGGTGGGACTCTCTGGGCGGACTGTCTGGTCGTGCTGAAGTCCTCTCCCAGGAAAGAACTGGCGACGCAGTTCATCAATTATCTCTTGGAGCCTCAGGTGGCGGCGCGCACAGCTGAACGCCTGCTCTTTGCCTCGGCTAATAAAGCAGCCAGGCCATTTGTGCCCTCACGTATTTTGGATAATCCAGCCATCTATCCACCCCTCGACTTGCTCCCTCGTCTGGAATGGATGACCGACGTAGGCGCGGCGCTGCGAATGTATGATCGGGCTTGGACAGAACTCAAGATGCATTAG
- a CDS encoding zf-HC2 domain-containing protein — protein sequence MVEPDTQDHSIHAEGALLPWYLNGTLREDERRHVDQHLSSCAACRAELEELAQLNVQLHEVYAAQSEPSPRIQLAVLAQVQREASEKGAKPVTGSAWLDGLDAWFRSLFIPRWAPALAVTLLVAQLGLLLWSMTLPTLSDQVTIRGIGAPTVRLRVVFQETASERQIRVLVQGVHGRIVDGPALDGAYIMEVPAGDRAATQKKVDALRSQTESIRTVDPMTP from the coding sequence ATGGTAGAACCAGATACACAGGATCATTCCATCCATGCTGAGGGCGCCCTCTTACCATGGTACTTGAACGGCACCCTCCGGGAGGATGAACGCCGTCACGTTGACCAGCATCTTTCGTCCTGTGCGGCCTGTCGTGCGGAGCTGGAGGAATTGGCTCAGCTAAATGTGCAGTTGCATGAGGTCTATGCGGCGCAGTCTGAACCTTCGCCCAGGATTCAACTGGCTGTGCTTGCACAGGTCCAGCGCGAGGCCTCCGAGAAGGGCGCCAAGCCTGTGACCGGTTCAGCGTGGCTGGACGGGCTGGATGCTTGGTTCCGGTCTCTCTTTATTCCTCGATGGGCCCCCGCGCTTGCGGTGACGTTGCTCGTGGCTCAACTGGGATTGCTTCTGTGGAGCATGACCCTGCCGACTCTTTCTGATCAGGTGACGATCAGAGGGATTGGCGCTCCAACGGTCAGGCTGCGTGTGGTATTCCAGGAAACGGCATCAGAGCGACAGATTCGTGTGCTCGTCCAAGGGGTGCATGGCAGAATCGTGGATGGGCCGGCTCTGGATGGCGCCTATATAATGGAGGTTCCAGCCGGGGACCGGGCCGCCACACAGAAAAAGGTTGACGCCCTGCGTAGCCAGACGGAGAGTATTCGTACGGTTGATCCGATGACACCGTGA
- a CDS encoding DEAD/DEAH box helicase: protein MTTEELEQLLAQQPIALLHRLARGRVQRHFRAGKRRLIEVLLRHSAENRPGFESDLQTLIGEREARPAPAPPQAPAARKPKPAVAPRRAGHRPVEPESQEPGITLSSWLEGLGVPPPQTFVPDAWQEDAIAKLREGDVVVSVPTGSGKTYVAVEAARRAIAENRTVIYTSPLKALSNTKYTEFSKIFGADQVGILTGDRRDNGQAPLLIMTTEILRNLLYDAGGGEIDVRLDTLGLVILDESQYIADPERGVVWEETIIFCPSQAKLLLLSASIGNPHDIADWLTTIRPTPCHLIKHSTRTVPLRAGYLHPNGKLAPLFRTVGIPHGHPGHLHPEAKRLFEQYEDETLPSGRRR from the coding sequence ATGACCACCGAAGAACTCGAACAACTTCTGGCCCAACAACCGATCGCCCTCCTGCATCGACTTGCGCGCGGACGAGTGCAACGGCATTTCCGCGCGGGTAAACGTCGCTTGATCGAGGTCCTCCTACGCCACTCTGCCGAGAATCGACCAGGATTCGAATCCGACCTCCAGACCTTGATCGGTGAGCGAGAGGCTCGCCCGGCTCCAGCCCCCCCCCAAGCCCCGGCCGCGCGAAAACCGAAACCAGCAGTCGCGCCGCGCCGCGCCGGGCATAGGCCTGTTGAGCCGGAATCCCAGGAACCGGGCATTACCCTCTCAAGCTGGCTGGAAGGACTGGGAGTGCCGCCGCCGCAAACCTTCGTCCCCGATGCCTGGCAAGAAGACGCCATCGCCAAATTACGAGAGGGCGACGTCGTCGTGAGCGTTCCGACGGGAAGCGGAAAGACCTATGTCGCAGTTGAAGCGGCTCGCCGGGCCATCGCGGAGAATCGGACCGTCATCTATACCTCGCCCCTCAAGGCCCTCTCGAATACCAAGTATACAGAATTTTCAAAAATCTTCGGGGCCGATCAGGTTGGTATTCTGACCGGCGATCGGCGGGACAATGGGCAAGCGCCCCTGTTGATTATGACGACAGAAATCTTGCGAAATCTGCTCTACGACGCGGGGGGCGGTGAAATCGATGTACGGCTCGATACCTTAGGTCTCGTGATTTTGGACGAGTCGCAATATATTGCGGATCCGGAGCGGGGTGTCGTCTGGGAAGAAACGATCATTTTCTGTCCGAGCCAAGCCAAACTGCTCTTGCTCTCTGCGTCGATCGGCAACCCGCACGACATTGCCGACTGGCTCACCACGATCAGGCCGACTCCCTGCCATCTGATCAAGCACAGTACGCGAACCGTCCCACTTCGCGCCGGCTACTTGCATCCGAACGGAAAGCTCGCGCCGCTCTTCCGCACCGTGGGCATCCCCCATGGACATCCTGGCCACCTGCACCCGGAAGCCAAGAGGCTCTTCGAACAGTACGAAGACGAAACCCTGCCGTCAGGCCGCCGCCGGTAA
- the glgC gene encoding glucose-1-phosphate adenylyltransferase, whose amino-acid sequence MQNIFTMVLAGGKGERLQPLTEHRAKPAVPFGGKYRIIDFTLSNCLNSGLRKVAVLIQYKSHSLDKHIRTGWNILNAELGEYIASIPPQQRISEEWYQGTADAVHQNMFLLDNEQPDYVLVLAGDHIYKMDYMEMFHWLLAKGADVVVGAIDIPIEEAHRFGVMSVDEDFRITNFEEKPPHPTSVPNDPTKAFASMGIYLFRTKVLREHLIADAQDGGSHDFGKNIIPQMIRDRRAYAYNFVDANNKDVKYWRDIGTLDAYWEANLDLVAVDPQFNLYDQQWPIRTYQGQFPPAKFVFAQDYQGGRMGVALDSIVCGGCIVSGGRVQNSVLSPNVRVLDHADVRESIVMENVVIGEQSRIKRAIIDKDVVIPPNTEIGYDRAADAQRFTVTESGLVVISKGMKLHASLDSSS is encoded by the coding sequence ATGCAGAATATTTTCACCATGGTGCTGGCGGGGGGAAAAGGCGAACGGCTTCAGCCGCTCACCGAACATCGAGCCAAGCCGGCGGTGCCCTTTGGTGGAAAGTATCGCATTATCGATTTCACACTCAGCAACTGTCTCAATTCCGGACTTCGCAAAGTCGCCGTCCTCATCCAGTACAAATCCCATTCGCTCGACAAGCACATCCGCACAGGCTGGAACATCCTCAACGCCGAACTCGGGGAATACATCGCCTCGATTCCACCCCAGCAGCGGATCAGCGAAGAATGGTATCAAGGCACCGCCGACGCGGTGCATCAAAACATGTTCCTCCTCGACAACGAACAACCGGACTATGTCCTCGTCCTGGCCGGCGACCACATCTACAAGATGGACTATATGGAGATGTTCCATTGGCTCCTCGCCAAAGGCGCCGATGTCGTGGTCGGCGCCATCGATATCCCGATCGAAGAGGCCCATCGGTTCGGCGTGATGAGCGTGGATGAGGATTTCCGGATTACGAACTTTGAAGAGAAGCCTCCCCACCCAACGTCGGTCCCCAACGACCCGACCAAGGCCTTTGCCTCGATGGGCATCTACCTCTTTCGCACCAAGGTCCTCCGTGAGCACTTGATTGCCGATGCCCAAGACGGCGGGAGCCACGATTTCGGGAAAAACATCATTCCGCAGATGATCCGCGATCGACGTGCCTATGCCTACAACTTTGTCGATGCGAACAATAAAGACGTGAAGTATTGGCGGGACATCGGCACCTTGGACGCCTACTGGGAAGCGAATCTGGACCTCGTCGCGGTGGATCCCCAGTTCAATCTCTACGACCAGCAGTGGCCGATTCGCACCTATCAGGGACAATTTCCACCCGCCAAATTCGTCTTCGCGCAAGACTATCAGGGCGGCAGAATGGGCGTGGCCCTGGATTCCATCGTCTGCGGCGGCTGCATCGTCTCGGGTGGCCGAGTGCAAAACTCGGTGCTCTCACCGAACGTCCGCGTGCTGGATCATGCCGACGTGCGTGAATCGATTGTCATGGAAAACGTCGTCATCGGCGAACAGAGCCGGATCAAACGGGCCATCATCGATAAGGATGTCGTCATCCCGCCCAACACGGAAATCGGGTACGACCGGGCGGCCGATGCACAGCGATTTACCGTCACCGAATCCGGCCTCGTCGTGATTTCAAAGGGAATGAAACTGCATGCCTCCCTCGATTCATCCAGTTGA
- a CDS encoding ABC transporter ATP-binding protein: protein MVDQSASIDITSLVKRHGATLAVDHVSLTVQRGEFFSLLGPSGAGKTSLLRMIAGFETPDEGTIRIDGRSMEAVPPNRRPVNLVFQSYALFPHMTVAENVAFGPTMQGAARADIASRVRLALDMVKLSSKEERLPSQLSGGEQQRVALARALVNRPAVLLLDEPLSALDQQLRQEMQVELKSIQARAACTFVGVTHHQEEALTMSDRVAVMHQGRVLQVGSPQDLYESPGSAFVARFIGVSNELRGIVRRIDGERAIVQSPECVGEIQIVLPMHLAIQVGSPVTLLIRPERLRLSTAAQGLSGEQSLTALVDKVLYSGSDRRYLVRLGEHVVWNVRVPNDESGRNRLVPGDNLCVRWQISDAVVLSE from the coding sequence ATGGTTGACCAATCAGCGAGCATCGACATCACGTCTTTGGTGAAGCGGCATGGTGCGACGCTCGCGGTCGACCATGTGTCGTTGACCGTGCAGCGAGGGGAATTCTTTTCGCTCCTCGGTCCCAGCGGAGCAGGGAAGACGTCCCTGTTGCGGATGATCGCAGGCTTTGAAACGCCGGATGAGGGGACGATTCGAATCGATGGCCGCTCGATGGAGGCGGTTCCACCGAACCGCCGACCCGTGAATCTCGTCTTTCAATCCTACGCACTTTTTCCCCATATGACGGTCGCTGAAAATGTGGCCTTCGGCCCCACGATGCAGGGAGCCGCACGCGCCGACATTGCGTCTCGCGTTCGTCTCGCCTTGGACATGGTGAAGCTTTCATCGAAAGAGGAACGTTTGCCGTCCCAGCTATCGGGCGGGGAGCAACAACGCGTGGCACTGGCCCGTGCCTTGGTGAATCGGCCGGCTGTTCTGTTACTCGATGAGCCGCTCTCAGCGTTGGACCAACAGCTCCGGCAAGAGATGCAGGTTGAATTGAAATCCATTCAAGCACGAGCGGCCTGCACCTTCGTCGGCGTCACCCATCATCAGGAAGAAGCCCTGACCATGTCGGACCGTGTAGCGGTCATGCATCAGGGTCGGGTGCTGCAGGTCGGTAGCCCCCAAGACCTGTATGAGTCGCCAGGCTCGGCATTTGTGGCCCGGTTTATCGGGGTCTCGAATGAACTACGTGGAATCGTTCGACGCATCGACGGGGAGCGAGCGATCGTGCAATCTCCGGAATGCGTTGGAGAGATTCAGATTGTCCTGCCCATGCATCTGGCTATCCAGGTGGGAAGTCCGGTGACGCTGCTGATACGGCCAGAGCGGCTTCGCCTGTCGACTGCCGCGCAGGGGTTAAGCGGTGAACAGAGTCTGACCGCCTTAGTCGACAAGGTGCTCTACAGTGGAAGCGATCGCCGCTATCTGGTACGTCTCGGCGAGCATGTCGTCTGGAACGTGCGGGTGCCGAACGATGAGTCCGGTCGAAACAGGCTCGTGCCGGGCGATAATTTGTGCGTGCGCTGGCAGATCTCCGATGCCGTGGTGTTGAGCGAATGA
- a CDS encoding ABC transporter permease: MNSSPPAGRVESSGPVASWWLLGPGLLWMGLLFVVPLSLVLVISFAERGTYGGIVWTFSLTNYLDLLHPLYARIFGQSILLAAVTTLLCLIMGFPLAYYIARAAPGRQGILLLLVMIPFWTNFLVRTYAWMFILRTEGLLNTLLLKLGVIAAPIELLYSNTAVVIGLVYSYLPFMVLPLYVALERVDRTLVEAAWDLYATRWVILWRIIVPLARPGIMAGCLLVFIPSLGAFLTPDLLGGARSMMVGNLIQHEFLVARDWPLGAAISCLLMLFVMGMMRWLLHASSSRSRQEEES; this comes from the coding sequence ATGAACAGCTCTCCTCCTGCCGGACGGGTGGAGTCTTCAGGGCCTGTGGCATCCTGGTGGCTGCTCGGACCAGGTCTGCTCTGGATGGGGCTGTTGTTTGTGGTGCCGCTCAGTCTTGTCCTTGTGATCAGTTTCGCCGAACGGGGAACCTATGGCGGGATTGTCTGGACGTTCAGCCTGACGAACTATCTCGATCTTCTCCATCCTCTTTACGCTCGTATTTTTGGCCAATCGATCCTCCTGGCCGCCGTGACGACCTTGCTTTGCCTGATCATGGGTTTCCCCTTGGCTTACTACATCGCGAGGGCGGCGCCGGGACGGCAGGGGATTTTGTTGTTGCTGGTCATGATTCCCTTCTGGACCAACTTCCTCGTGCGTACCTATGCCTGGATGTTTATCCTCCGCACAGAAGGTCTGCTCAATACGCTGCTACTGAAGTTGGGAGTGATTGCGGCTCCGATCGAGCTGCTCTACTCCAACACCGCCGTCGTGATTGGACTGGTCTATAGCTATCTCCCCTTTATGGTCCTGCCGCTGTATGTCGCGCTCGAGCGGGTGGATCGGACGTTGGTCGAGGCGGCCTGGGATCTGTACGCCACGCGATGGGTGATTCTGTGGCGGATTATTGTGCCGCTTGCCAGGCCAGGGATCATGGCCGGTTGTCTCCTTGTCTTTATTCCTTCGCTGGGAGCATTTCTCACTCCGGATCTTCTCGGGGGCGCCAGGAGCATGATGGTCGGGAACCTCATCCAACATGAGTTTTTGGTCGCGCGCGATTGGCCGCTTGGCGCGGCCATCTCCTGTCTGTTGATGCTGTTCGTGATGGGCATGATGCGCTGGTTGCTTCACGCCTCGTCATCACGCTCCCGGCAGGAGGAGGAGTCATGA
- a CDS encoding ABC transporter permease, with protein MKQAGGWLWRLSLANLFFLYGPIAVLILFSFNASRLSATWQGWTWQWYRVLWVNQALLDATVNSLWVAAVSTVLALFLGVGLAVGLEGLPGRRQRQIEQAMLLPLVIPEVMMGVSLLLLFVLLQIPLSLMTVMIGHALFNVPVVMIIVRARLKKLDPRLLEVAADLGASYWDTLRHVTIPLLMPAILGAGLMAFTISLDDFIVTYFTAGPGATTLPLKVYSMIKSGMSPEINALSALFVIVSMGLIGLSLLLQRR; from the coding sequence ATGAAACAGGCTGGGGGCTGGTTGTGGCGCTTGAGTCTGGCCAATCTGTTCTTTCTCTATGGACCGATCGCCGTGCTGATCCTGTTTTCGTTCAACGCGTCGCGATTGTCTGCGACCTGGCAAGGATGGACGTGGCAATGGTATCGCGTTTTGTGGGTGAATCAAGCGCTGCTCGATGCCACAGTGAACAGCCTGTGGGTAGCGGCGGTATCGACAGTGCTGGCACTGTTCTTGGGGGTCGGCCTCGCGGTGGGGTTGGAAGGTCTGCCAGGGAGACGGCAGCGCCAGATTGAACAGGCGATGCTGCTGCCGCTGGTGATTCCCGAAGTCATGATGGGGGTCTCGCTGTTGTTGTTGTTCGTCCTACTACAGATTCCCCTCAGTCTGATGACGGTGATGATTGGCCATGCCCTGTTCAACGTGCCCGTCGTCATGATCATCGTGCGAGCTCGTCTCAAAAAACTAGATCCACGATTGTTGGAAGTCGCAGCGGATCTTGGGGCCTCCTATTGGGATACGTTGCGTCATGTGACGATTCCGCTGCTCATGCCTGCCATTCTCGGGGCAGGGCTCATGGCCTTTACCATTTCGCTCGACGACTTCATCGTGACCTATTTTACGGCCGGTCCCGGGGCGACGACCCTGCCGCTGAAAGTCTATTCGATGATCAAATCCGGCATGTCTCCCGAGATCAACGCCCTGTCGGCCCTGTTCGTGATCGTGTCCATGGGGTTGATCGGGTTGTCCCTTCTCTTGCAACGACGATAG
- a CDS encoding TolC family protein: MNVRWPQIRSLSVLLDRRFMLMCALAIISVLGISGSLAGAASPSSMSEQTTVASKAVRLSVNDALALFINQNLDVLIAKYGIEYSKGQQITAGLFPNPVATIGTLSSFTQGRTSSSSGALSGQIQQLFELAGKRGYRIESAGYGIQSAEASFGDAVRQLGFTVKDTYYRIQLAQRRLILAEENRDRFARILDINTIRFKKGYIAEVDLIRIRLQMVDFQSQVIQSLQEGESARGDLRLLLRLSPSTLLELTTELDFRRIDPDIGKLRMVALDLRPDIKARRFVYSQRESDLKLAKAYRIPDVTIGAGYAVQGPQGPDNPQQWSLNLGLPLPIFNRNQGGILQAEVAVQTAEADLNKTVNLVENEVEVAYRNLLQSRRLVEAYVGGVLEDARSTFTIVERAYERGGATILDLLDAARTSRMIQQNYIEALFNYQHQLFQLESAVGQEITS, from the coding sequence ATGAATGTGCGATGGCCACAAATTAGGAGCCTGTCTGTGTTGCTGGATCGACGATTCATGCTCATGTGCGCTCTCGCAATCATCAGCGTTCTGGGTATTTCCGGATCTCTTGCCGGTGCAGCCTCGCCGTCTTCAATGTCTGAACAGACCACTGTGGCCTCGAAGGCGGTTCGCCTCAGCGTCAACGATGCGCTGGCATTGTTCATCAATCAAAACCTCGATGTGCTGATCGCCAAGTATGGGATTGAGTACAGCAAGGGACAGCAGATTACTGCGGGGCTGTTTCCCAATCCTGTGGCGACAATCGGCACGCTCAGCTCGTTTACACAGGGGCGGACATCGTCGAGTAGCGGAGCGCTTTCCGGCCAAATCCAGCAGTTGTTCGAGTTGGCAGGAAAACGCGGTTACCGGATTGAAAGCGCTGGTTATGGCATCCAGTCCGCGGAAGCATCGTTTGGCGATGCCGTGCGCCAATTGGGGTTCACCGTCAAGGACACGTACTACCGAATTCAGTTGGCTCAGCGGCGCCTGATTTTAGCCGAAGAGAATCGAGACCGCTTTGCCCGTATTCTCGATATCAATACGATTCGGTTTAAGAAAGGGTACATTGCGGAGGTCGACCTCATTCGCATCAGGCTGCAGATGGTCGATTTTCAATCGCAAGTGATTCAATCGTTGCAGGAAGGGGAATCGGCCCGCGGAGATCTTCGACTGTTGTTGCGACTTTCGCCGAGTACCCTACTGGAACTGACGACAGAATTAGACTTTCGGCGCATCGATCCTGACATCGGGAAGCTACGGATGGTCGCGCTCGATCTTCGCCCCGATATCAAGGCGCGGCGGTTTGTGTATTCGCAACGCGAGTCCGACCTGAAGCTCGCAAAGGCGTACCGCATCCCCGACGTGACGATCGGGGCCGGGTATGCCGTTCAGGGACCGCAGGGGCCGGATAATCCCCAGCAGTGGTCTCTCAACTTGGGGCTTCCGCTTCCCATATTCAATCGGAATCAGGGTGGAATCCTCCAGGCCGAGGTCGCAGTACAAACTGCCGAGGCCGACTTGAATAAAACCGTTAATCTAGTTGAAAATGAAGTGGAAGTCGCGTATCGCAACCTCTTGCAGAGCCGGCGGCTTGTAGAGGCCTATGTGGGTGGAGTGTTGGAGGATGCCCGCTCGACCTTTACTATCGTCGAACGGGCCTATGAGCGGGGCGGTGCGACGATTCTCGATTTGCTGGATGCGGCGCGCACCTCGCGGATGATTCAGCAGAATTATATCGAAGCGCTCTTTAACTATCAGCATCAGCTTTTTCAGTTAGAAAGTGCCGTGGGGCAGGAGATTACATCGTGA